One Triplophysa dalaica isolate WHDGS20190420 chromosome 1, ASM1584641v1, whole genome shotgun sequence DNA segment encodes these proteins:
- the tmem102 gene encoding transmembrane protein 102, translating into METLMSAVAPRAPAPVPARRVSEVDFRSGTTFEQLSAQVQELVQMEQGEFGDQTALEVHTAKDFIFNMLGLVQKVDKRLPVANEYLLLSGGAREGVLDLNPEDLGDYARGVDFDLDFTLLVPALKLHDRNQPVTLDMRHSPALHSWLSLRLCDPAMLSRWSICCQDENDKEKKDEDDDEEEETGAVQGAIPSLSPQSLDGCYFSPLLVADWFWNVVGKAVEKLRQNPQRGIPVPDRVERNGPLTTLILTAGTSRILYDLIPVVSFRGWPAIAQGWLTTNHFWDGKITEEEAISGFYLLPCCSSAASPSTRPDREWRLAFSRSEVQLKKCVPYPMAQAFQAAKAVLSRLLARPRTGLSLYHLRTLMFWACDRLPTTYLSCPDHETPSRLFLGLLDDLAHCILGKNCPNYFLPQCNMLEHLTDDATLLVARKLAHLRSDPAEHLRAALEQTRQACQLKREAAATTSNGHGLSLPRHGYGAVSPQDDQLAQRLQQLVTENPGKSISVFLNPDDVTRPHFRIDDKFF; encoded by the exons ATGGAGACGCTCATGAGTGCCGTGGCCCCGCGTGCACCAGCACCAGTGCCGGCGAGGCGGGTGTCCGAGGTGGACTTCCGCTCGGGCACGACATTTGAGCAACTGTCTGCGCAGGTGCAGGAGCTTGTGCAGATGGAGCAGGGGGAGTTTGGAGACCAGACTGCGCTCGAGGTGCACACGGCCAAAGACTTTATCTTCAACATGCTGG GGCTGGTCCAGAAGGTAGACAAGCGACTACCAGTTGCCAATGAATACCTGCTGTTGTCAGGTGGGGCCAGGGAGGGTGTCCTTGACCTTAACCCAGAAGACCTAGGTGACTACGCCAGAGGTGTTGACTTTGATTTGGACTTCACTTTACTGGTGCCTGCTCTTAAGCTGCATGATCGCAATCAGCCCGTAACGCTGGATATGCGGCATTCCCCAGCATTGCATTCATGGCTGAGTCTACGCCTGTGCGACCCTGCAATGTTGTCACGTTGGAGTATCTGCTGTCAAGACGAGAATGATAAAGAGAAGAAAGATGAGGACGACGATGAGGAGGAAGAAACTGGAGCTGTACAAGGTGCAATCCCTTCCTTATCCCCTCAATCATTAGATGGATGCTATTTCTCACCTCTGTTGGTCGCTGACTGGTTTTGGAATGTAGTTGGGAAGGCAGTGGAGAAGCTGCGGCAGAATCCTCAAAGGGGGATTCCCGTTCCTGATCGTGTAGAGCGGAATGGTCCACTAACAACGCTTATTCTCACTGCAGGAACTAGCCGTATCCTTTACGATTTGATTCCAGTAGTTTCATTTCGTGGCTGGCCAGCTATTGCACAGGGCTGGCTAACTACAAACCATTTCTGGGATGGTAAAATAACCGAAGAGGAGGCTATCAGTGGCTTTTACTTGCTTCCATGCTGTTCGTCTGCTGCTAGTCCTTCTACCAGACCTGACCGTGAGTGGAGACTTGCCTTCTCCCGCAGTGAGGTTCAGCTGAAAAAATGTGTACCCTATCCAATGGCACAGGCCTTCCAAGCTGCTAAAGCTGTTTTGTCAAGACTGTTAGCTCGACCTCGCACTGGCCTTAGCCTTTACCACCTACGTACCTTGATGTTTTGGGCATGTGATCGCTTGCCTACAACCTATCTTAGCTGCCCAGATCATGAGACACCTTCCCGGCTGTTCCTTGGTCTTCTGGATGACCTGGCACACTGCATTCTAGGCAAAAACTGTCCCAATTACTTCCTTCCCCAGTGCAACATGCTGGAACACCTCACAGATGATGCTACCCTGTTGGTTGCACGGAAACTTGCACATTTACGCTCAGATCCTGCTGAGCACTTAAGAGCAGCATTAGAGCAGACACGACAGGCATGCCAGCTCAAACGTGAGGCGGCGGCAACAACAAGCAATGGGCACGGGTTATCATTGCCTAGGCATGGTTATGGTGCAGTGTCGCCACAAGATGACCAGTTGGCACAGCGACTACAACAGTTGGTAACAGAGAACCCTGGCAAGTCCATTTCAGTCTTCCTCAACCCAGATGACGTTACACGGCCACATTTCCGCATTGACGACAAATTCTTCTGA
- the tmem256 gene encoding transmembrane protein 256, translating into MSAASLVQRLAGISGALAVAAGAYGSHGFRRSEASDYQRELYDTANKYHIYHSLAMLGAARCRKPALAGAILLTGMSCFCGPLYHQALTNDPSFSKLAPIGGTLLIVGWAAMAL; encoded by the exons ATGAGTGCTGCTTCCCTTGTTCAGAGGTTAGCAGGCATTTCTGGTGCTCTTGCAGTCGCCGCAGGTGCCTATGGATCGCACG GCTTCAGACGGAGTGAAGCGAGCGATTACCAGAGGGAG TTGTATGATACAGCAAACAAGTACCATATCTATCACAGTTTGGCAATGTTAGGAGCTGCTCGATGCAGGAAACCTGCTCTG GCAGGTGCAATTCTCCTCACCGGCATGAGCTGCTTCTGTGGTCCACTGTACCACCAGGCCTTAACAAATGACCCCAGCTTCAGTAAGCTGGCACCGATTGGGGGAACTCTACTTATTGTTGGCTGGGCTGCAATGGCTCTTTAA